The nucleotide window GGTGCCGTGGCGGTCGCCGCCACCGGCGATTGCCGGGATTTCGAGCCGGTCGAGCACGGCGCGCTCGCACGGCACGGTGGTGTGTCCGCAGGCCTGGGTCAGCAGGAACGCGAACGTCTGCGGTCGCAGCGCGGCGCCGGCCGCGATCACGTCGCCCTCGCCTTCGCGCGCGGGATCGTAGACCACGGCGCAGCCGCCGGCGGCGATCTGCGCCACGACCTTCTCCACGCCCAGCCGGCCACTCACCCAGCCCTTCCATGGCATGGCCGCCACGGCGCGCGTGAGCGCCGCGCGTGTGCGACCCTCCCAGCGTTCGGCCAGGCGGTCGAGCAGGTCGCCTTCCAGGTTCACGCGGTCGCCGGCCAAAAGACCGCCGAGCGTGGTCGAGGCGATGGTGAGCGGCACGAGCGCCACCGCGAAGCGGTCGCGCTGCACGTCGGCGACCGTGAGACTCACTCCGTCGACGGTGACCGAGCCTTTGGGCACGAGTGACTCGAGGAAGCGCGCGGGCGGGCGCAGCCAGACGCGCCGGCCGCTGTCCTCGGCGTCGACCCGCAGCACCTTCGCGATCGCGTCGACGTGCCCCTGCACGAGGTGACCCTCGATCGCGTCGCCCACGCGCACCGGCGTCTCGACGTTGACCGCCGCGCCGGCTTGGAGGTCGGCCAGCGTCGAGCGGCGCCGTGTCTCGCTCGACAGCTCGGCGCGGAACTCGCCGCCGTCGACCTCGACCGCCGAGACGCAGACGCCAGCCACGCAGACCGAGCCGCCCGGCTCGAGCTCCGGGCAGGCCTTGGGCGCGCGCACGCGCAGCCCGTCCGGACCCGCGGCCACGACCCGACCCACTTCACGAATGAACCCGCGATACATGAAGACCTCCTTCGGTGTGGTTTGGAAGAAGGGAGGACGTCCACGGTCCTCTCGCGCGGGGTCTACCGCGTGGCTCCGGAGTTCCACCGGATCGCTTCCCCGGCGGGGAAGCCGGCGGGCCATCGCCGCCGCACCTGGAATTGCACCTCCGGCATTATACACCGGCCGGCGCAGTCACCAGGGCCGGCCCACGGCCTCCGTGAGGAAACGCACGAGCGGGACCGCGCCGCGGCAGGCCGCCGCGTAGCGGTCGATGAAGCCGGCCCGGGTGGCGTCGGCCTCCTTGAACCGGTGACTCACGGTGAACTGCTTGCGCTTCAAGTCCTCGATGCACGGGTGCTCCGGGTCGAAGCCGCGCGGCGGCCGCGCGAGTGTCTCGCCGGCGTCGAGCTTGCCGCGCACGCGCTTCCAGCGCGCCGGCTGCGCGGCGATCGCGGCGCGCACCTGCGCCAGCGCGTCGGGCTCGGCGCGCCAGATGCCCGCGCCCATGAACACGTCGCCCGGCGCCAGGTGCAGGTAGAAGCCCGGTGCCGGCGAGTCACGGCCCTCGGCGTGCGTGAACCAGATGCCCTGTGCGGTCTTGTACGGGCTCTTGTCCTTCGCGAAGCGCGTGTCGCGGTAGATGCGGAACATGGAGCCGGCGTCGGCCACCAAAAACTTGCTGAGCTTCGCCAGCCGCGGCTCGAAGGCGGCGATGAACGCGAGCACCGGGTCGCGCAGCTCCGCCAAGTAGCGCGGCTTGTTCGCAGCGAACCACTCGCGGCGGTTGTTGCGCGAAAGCTCGCGCAGGAAGGCGAACGCGCCGAGCGGGATCCGGTCCGCGGAGCTGACAGGGGCCGGCATGCACGGATTCTCGCATGCCCGCCCACCGTCCGATGCTCAGAGCATCGCGCGGCCCTTCCAGGCGATCTCCCAGCGGCAGCACTGCGCGCCCTCGGCGCGGCACTTGGTGTGGCGCACGTGCACCTCCTCGAAGCCCTGGGCCTCCATGCGCTGGAGCTGGTAGCCGGTGAACGTCTCACACACTTCGCGCGTCGGCTGGGCGAAGCCTGCCCACTCGAGCAGCGCCCGGCCCGGCGCGCGGTCGATCACGCGCATCTCGCCGGTGTCGTACATGGAGGAGAGCAGCGTGAACGCGGCCTGGCGATTCACGCTCTTCTTCAGCCGGCTGTACGTGCCTTCCATGTGATCTTTTGCGGCGACGCGGCCCATCTCGACGTAGGTCTCGGTGGCGCCCTTGCCGAGGATCTTGCCGACCGTGCGCAGCAGCGTGATGTAGTCGTCGAGCGGGTACCACGAGGCGACGACGATGCGCTCCTGGAGGTAGTGATGAAGGTTTGCGGGCAGGAGCTGTCGGGACTTCTCCTTGTTCTTGCGAAGCGCTCGAACCAGCCCGACCACTACCGTGCCCTTGGCCCTTGCCAACTGCTTCTCCCGCCGGCGGAATTCGCCTAGGAGTTCAAAATCGGGATCGTGACGGGAACCCTTGAGCGGCGCGGCCTGCGCTACGTGCTTCTCATCTTTCTCGTCGGCTGCACGCGCGCAGAGCGCGCCGAGCCGGCAGTCGCGGCGCAGCTCTCGCCCGCGCGCGCGCTTACCTACCAGTCAGCTTGCGCGGAGTGCCATGCGCGCGCCGGCACCGGCGCACCGGCGGCGGGCGACGCCGCCGCCTGGACGGCGCGGCGCGCGCAGGGCTTCGGCGTGCTGCTCGCGCACACCGTGAACGGCTACCGCGGAATGCCGCCGCTGGGCGCGTGCGGCGCGTGCTCGGAGGCCGATCTGCGGGCGCTCGTGGCGTACGTCGCGGGACTCGAGGAGGGCGCACAGTGAAGGGGCTGACGCGCCGCGAGCTCTTGCGCGCGGCGCTGGCCGCCGGAGCGGGCGCGGCCGGGCTGGCCGCGTGCGAGCGCTCGTCCACCGGACCCGCGGCAGCCCTGCCGGAGTGGACGCCGGGCGCGCCGCTCCCGTGGCGCAACTGGTCGGGGGCCGTGCGCTGCCTGCCCAAGGCGCGCCTCGTGCCCGGCGACGAGGCCGAAGTCGCGGCGCTCTTGCGCGCGGGCGGCGCGCTGCGGCCCGCCGGCGCGGGTCACTCGTTCAGCGCTCTGGTGCCCTGCGACGAGTCACTGGTGTTCCTGGACCGCCTGCAGGGCGTGATCGGCCAGGACGCGGCGGCGAAAACGGCCGAGGTCTGGGCCGGCACGCGCCTGTGGCAGCTCGGGCCCGCGCTGGCGGCCCTGGGCCAGGCGCTGCCGAACCAGCCCGACATCGACTACCAGACTCTGGGCGGGGCGCTGGCGACCTCGACCCACGGCACGGGCGCGGGGCTCGGGTCGCTCTCATCGTACGTGACCGGCCTCGCGCTCGTGACCCCGGCCGGCGAGGTGCTGGAGTGCGACGCGCAGCGCAACGCCGAGGTCTTCCACGCGGCGCGCACCTCGCTGGGCGCGCTCGGCGTGGTGACCCGCGTCCGGCTCTCCAACCGCGAGGCATTCCGGCTGGTCGAGCGCTCGCGCTTCGTGCCGCTCGAGTCAGTCCTGGCCGACCTGGCGCGGGAGCGCGACGCCCACCCGCACTTCGAGTTCTACGCCTTCCCGCACGCCGACGTGGCGCTCGCGATCGCGACCGACCCCGACGACGGCTCGGGCGCGCCGCCCGCCTCCGCCGGCGAGGACGACCCGGAGGCGATCCTGCTCTTGCGCACGCTGTTCCGCTGGACGCGGCCGCTGCCCGGTGGCAGCTGGCTGTACGACACCTTCCTGGGCATGCAGCCCGCGACCGCGCGCGCCGGCCAGTCACACGAGGTGCTGGCGCACCCGCGCACCGTGCGCTTCAACGAGATGGAGTACACGATGCCGGCGGAGGCCGGGCCCGAGTGTCTGCGGGCGGTGCTGGCGGAGATCCGCGCGCGCGACCTGCCGGTGTGCTTCCCGATCGAGTGCCGCTTCGTGCGCGCCGACGACGTCTGGCTCAGCATGTTCTCGGGGCGGCCCGGCTTCTCGATCTCGATCCACCAGTTCGCGGACGAGGACTACCGACCCTACTTCGCGGCGATCGAGCCGATCTTCTGGAGATACGAGGGCCGGCCTCACTGGGGGAAGCTCCACTCGCTGGACGCGGCGCGGCTCGCAGGCCTGTATCCGCACTGGTCCGACTTCCAGCGCGTGCGGCGCTCACTCGATCCGTCCGGGAGACTGTTGAACGCGCATCTAGCGCAGACTCTCGGCGTCTAGGAATATCCTGCGCGCTTCGCGAGGGAGGAACCCATGCGCTTCGTCCGCATTCTCTTGATCGTGCTGGCCCTGCTCGCGCTCCTGGGCTTCGGGGCCGCGCGCTACCTGCTGGGCCGCACGCCGGTCCCGGAGAAGAGTGACTACGCGCTCGACTTCGACGAGCTGCGACGGCTCGCCACGAGCATGCCCGGTGACCTGCCCACGCGCGTGAATCACCAGCAGGTGGCCGTGGGCAGCCTGCCCAAGGGCGCCGTGTTCGCGGGCGAGTCGTTGCGCGCGCAGCAGCCCATGAGTCACGGCGCGTACCAGGTCGTGTACCCGGACAAGACCTTCGCGATGATCGACTCGGCCTTCAGCGCCGACATGATGCACGTGATGAACCCGACCGCGGCCTTCGACGAGAGCGCGTTCGCGGTGCTCCTGCATGGGCTGGCCGCGGCGAAAGTCATCGTGATCACCCACGAGCACCCGGACCACATCGGCGGCATCGCCCTCTACAACAACCCGCGCGACCTGGTCGGAAGGCTCATGCTCACCAAGGAGCAGCTCGGCAACGCCGGCATGATGGCCGCGGCCAAGGTGCCCGAGTCACTCCAGAAGGCGCTGACTCCGCTCGAGTACGACAAGTACTACGCGGCGGCGCCCGGCATGGTGCTGGTGAAGGCGCCGGGCCACACGCCCGGGAGTCAGATCGTCTACGTGAAGCTCGCTAGCGGCAAGGAGCTCCTGTTCGTGGGCGACGTGGCCTGGCACATGGACCAGATCCGCGAGCTCTGGTACCGGCCGCGGCTGGTGACCGACTACTTCCTGCA belongs to Myxococcota bacterium and includes:
- a CDS encoding c-type cytochrome; this translates as MTGTLERRGLRYVLLIFLVGCTRAERAEPAVAAQLSPARALTYQSACAECHARAGTGAPAAGDAAAWTARRAQGFGVLLAHTVNGYRGMPPLGACGACSEADLRALVAYVAGLEEGAQ
- a CDS encoding DUF2461 domain-containing protein; translated protein: MPAPVSSADRIPLGAFAFLRELSRNNRREWFAANKPRYLAELRDPVLAFIAAFEPRLAKLSKFLVADAGSMFRIYRDTRFAKDKSPYKTAQGIWFTHAEGRDSPAPGFYLHLAPGDVFMGAGIWRAEPDALAQVRAAIAAQPARWKRVRGKLDAGETLARPPRGFDPEHPCIEDLKRKQFTVSHRFKEADATRAGFIDRYAAACRGAVPLVRFLTEAVGRPW
- a CDS encoding MBL fold metallo-hydrolase; amino-acid sequence: MRFVRILLIVLALLALLGFGAARYLLGRTPVPEKSDYALDFDELRRLATSMPGDLPTRVNHQQVAVGSLPKGAVFAGESLRAQQPMSHGAYQVVYPDKTFAMIDSAFSADMMHVMNPTAAFDESAFAVLLHGLAAAKVIVITHEHPDHIGGIALYNNPRDLVGRLMLTKEQLGNAGMMAAAKVPESLQKALTPLEYDKYYAAAPGMVLVKAPGHTPGSQIVYVKLASGKELLFVGDVAWHMDQIRELWYRPRLVTDYFLHENREQVLNQLRTLHDLAQTQPGVQIVVSHDLDQRGQLIKSGLLGDRFEF
- a CDS encoding riboflavin synthase; its protein translation is MYRGFIREVGRVVAAGPDGLRVRAPKACPELEPGGSVCVAGVCVSAVEVDGGEFRAELSSETRRRSTLADLQAGAAVNVETPVRVGDAIEGHLVQGHVDAIAKVLRVDAEDSGRRVWLRPPARFLESLVPKGSVTVDGVSLTVADVQRDRFAVALVPLTIASTTLGGLLAGDRVNLEGDLLDRLAERWEGRTRAALTRAVAAMPWKGWVSGRLGVEKVVAQIAAGGCAVVYDPAREGEGDVIAAGAALRPQTFAFLLTQACGHTTVPCERAVLDRLEIPAIAGGGDRHGTAMHVPIDLASAAGSGVSAAERAATVRRLADPDARPEDFLRPGHVFPLAARPGGLRERAGHTEATVALCRAAKLAPVGVCCEIMSPDGAMSGPAELERFALHWGLPLCEISLLAEFL
- a CDS encoding D-arabinono-1,4-lactone oxidase, whose protein sequence is MKGLTRRELLRAALAAGAGAAGLAACERSSTGPAAALPEWTPGAPLPWRNWSGAVRCLPKARLVPGDEAEVAALLRAGGALRPAGAGHSFSALVPCDESLVFLDRLQGVIGQDAAAKTAEVWAGTRLWQLGPALAALGQALPNQPDIDYQTLGGALATSTHGTGAGLGSLSSYVTGLALVTPAGEVLECDAQRNAEVFHAARTSLGALGVVTRVRLSNREAFRLVERSRFVPLESVLADLARERDAHPHFEFYAFPHADVALAIATDPDDGSGAPPASAGEDDPEAILLLRTLFRWTRPLPGGSWLYDTFLGMQPATARAGQSHEVLAHPRTVRFNEMEYTMPAEAGPECLRAVLAEIRARDLPVCFPIECRFVRADDVWLSMFSGRPGFSISIHQFADEDYRPYFAAIEPIFWRYEGRPHWGKLHSLDAARLAGLYPHWSDFQRVRRSLDPSGRLLNAHLAQTLGV